In one Myripristis murdjan chromosome 5, fMyrMur1.1, whole genome shotgun sequence genomic region, the following are encoded:
- the shisa4 gene encoding protein shisa-4, producing the protein MRMFFAAGNMSLIAVTLALTVVLSASQVGANEDCLWYVDKNGTWHNGFDCPLITFCCGNCHRRYCCLDAFKMITEREQKRCMLFQFSPTTIAGIASSILLFVAIIATMVCCFMCSCCYLYQRRQQRGRTPYDAQHIPMASYPVEPMYDAYGKPLGPVEYPHPGYPMAPQYPGMPPQYPVMQPGPYPAYPMADPGYSQAPPPYSPPQYPGH; encoded by the exons atgaggatgttCTTCGCAGCGGGCAACATGTCCCTGATCGCGGTGACTTTGGCGCTCACCGTCGTCCTCTCTGCTTCTCAGG TTGGTGCCAACGAGGACTGCCTGTGGTACGTGGATAAAAACGGCACCTGGCACAACGGCTTCGACTGCCCTCTAATCACGTTCTGCTGTGGGAACTGCCACCGGCGCTACTGCTGCCTGGACGCCTTCAAGATGATCACAGAGCGGGAGCAGAAGCGCTGCATGCTCTTCCAGTTCAG tcCCACCACTATAGCTGGCATTGCCTCCTCCATTCTCCTGTTTGTGGCTATCATCGCCACGATGGTGTGCTGCTTCATGTGctcctgctgttacctgtatCAGAGGAGGCAGCAGCGGGGCAGGACACCCTACGATG CCCAGCACATCCCTATGGCCAGCTACCCAGTGGAGCCCATGTATGACGCCTACGGAAAACCGCTGGGACCCGTTGAGTACCCACACCCAGGGTATCCGATGGCACCGCAGTACCCTGGCATGCCCCCGCAGTATCCAGTGATGCAGCCGGGGCCCTATCCCGCATATCCAATGGCAGATCCTGGATACAGCCAGG ctcctcCACCTTATTCTCCACCTCAGTACCCTGGCCATTGA
- the lmod1b gene encoding leiomodin-1 encodes MSRPTRRQVSEDHDLDSLLSTLSPEEVEELQKDMIVTDFDPRDGRTGVQREGQPPITNNVQDTKMDTREEIDRKTRLSRREQSFEGEPKRESRKQEYLRKMGLSQEGNDDKKGGIRRQTSVSGEKDIRMEERNNKGPESSKEDRSGLMSRYRKQDSRESDVKEDIKEKEKYEDNKLKDRREFRESTSSKTKDMISKLQEKKDDREKERKEDCRKRDDSKTKDIISKLREKSEKEVNKDKERKEDIRTRGLVSKMVEKQSKAQESQAQESKLEEKKSKGEENKTEDKDKPEVKQKFERGNSDVQVKDDKAGKRNEEVKDNDRVKDKDMKISTERRAEDKKEKEDSKGKVKSEGSKPNKAGETEKLGNCVANKNSNSKTKEEEEEDEDASMFDELMEQVRSNDPSLLELNVNNSEVIKTKTLIQFAEALHNNTHVKTFALANCRADDHVAYAIAGTLRSNKTITSINLDSNHLTAKGIISLIQALQHNSTLTELRFHNQRHICGGKTEMEMTKILKENTTLLKLGYHFELAGPRMTMTNILSRNMDRQRQKRLQEQKQAQANGEKKGTLEVPKAGGGGSLRGSPKASPKPSPMASPMPSPKLTPKRGAGGPAPPPPPPPPGGGPPPPPPPMLDIDSLKNSLTPVSQRKLDGKGPAGSKNSRDQLLASIRGSNIKQLKKVPVPKWLQ; translated from the exons ATGTCCAGACCCACAAGACGTCAGGTGAGTGAGGACCATGACCTGGACAGCCTGCTGTCCACCCTCTCCCccgaggaggtggaggagctgcagaaggATATGATAGTCACAGACTTCGACCCAAGGGATGGGAGGACCGGTGTCCAAAGGGAAGGCCAGCCACCTATAACCAACAATGTCCAGGACACAAAGATGGACACTCGAGAGGAGATTGACCGTAAAACTAGGCTCAGTCGGAGAGAACAATCATTTGAG GGTGAGCCAAAGAGGGAGAGCCGGAAGCAGGAGTACCTGAGAAAGATGGGCCTGAGTCAGGAGGGAAATGATGACAAGAAAGGAGGCATTCGGAGACAAACTAGTGTCTCAGGTGAAAAGGATATtaggatggaggagagaaacaaCAAAGGACCTGAATCCTCTAAAGAGGACCGAAGTGGGCTTATGAGTAGGTACAGGAAGCAGGACAGCAGAGAAAGTGATGTGAAAGAGGAtatcaaagaaaaagagaaatatgagGACAATAAGCTAAAAGATAGGAGGGAATTTAGAGAGAGCACAAGTAGCAAGACAAAAGACATGATCTCCAAGTTACAGGAGAAAAAGGAtgatagagagaaggagagaaaagaggattgCAGGAAAAGAgatgacagtaaaacaaaagaCATTATTTCTAAGCTacgagagaaaagtgaaaaggaGGTAAACAAGgacaaagaaaggaaagaggataTCAGGACACGAGGACTTGTCTCTAAAATGGTGGAGAAGCAGAGCAAGGCTCAGGAGAGCCAGGCTCAGGAGAGTAAATTAGAGGAGAAGAAGTCTAAAGGggaagagaataaaacagaagataAAGACAAGCCTGAAGTCAAACAGAAGTTTGAGAGGGGCAATAGTGATGTGCAGGTGAAAGATGATAAGGCCGGAAAAAGAAATGAGGAGGTCAAAGATAATGACCGTgtgaaagacaaagacatgaaGATTAGCACTGAGCGGAGAGCtgaagacaaaaaggaaaaagaggatagcaaaggaaaagtaaaaagtgaAGGGTCAAAACCCAACAAAGCTGGGGAAACTGAAAAACTTGGTAACTGTGTTGCCAACAAGAATTCCAACAGCAAGaccaaagaggaagaggaggaggatgaagacgCTAGCATGTTTGATGAGCTGATGGAGCAGGTTCGCAGCAATGACCCCTCCCTCCTTGAGCTGAATGTTAACAACTCAGaggtcatcaagacaaaaacgCTCATCCAGTTTGCAGAGGCCTTGCACAACAACACCCATGTTAAGACATTTGCATTGGCCAACTGCCGGGCTGATGACCATGTAGCTTACGCCATTGCAGGCACCCTGCGCAGCAACAAGACTATCACCAGCATCAACCTTGACTCTAACCATCTCACTGCCAAGGGTATCATCTCCCTCATCCAGGCTCTGCAGCACAACTCCACCCTCACAGAGCTTCGCTTCCACAATCAGCGACACATCTGCGGTGGGAAGACGGAGATGGAGATGACCAAGATCCTGAAAGAAAACACCACCCTGCTGAAACTGGGTTACCACTTCGAGCTGGCTGGACCCAGAATGACCATGACCAACATCCTGAGTCGCAACATGGACAGGCAGCGACAGAAGCGCCTGCAGGAGCAGAAGCAGGCCCAGGCCAATGGGGAGAAGAAGGGGACATTGGAGGTACCCAAGGCTGGTGGCGGAGGTTCTCTGAGAGGCTCGCCCAAGGCTTCCCCCAAACCTTCCCCCATGGCCTCGCCTATGCCATCACCAAAGCTGACTCCCAAAAGGGGAGCTGGAGGTCcagctccacctccaccaccacctcctcctggaGGTggacctccacctcctcctcctcccatgcTGGACATAGACTCCCTGAAGAATTCCCTGACCCCGGTGTCGCAGAGGAAGCTGGATGGAAAAGGCCCAGCCGGTAGTAAGAACTCAAGGGACCAACTGCTCGCCTCTATCAGGGGAAGCAACATTAAACAGCTCAAAAAG GTGCCGGTGCCAAAATGGTTGCAGTAA
- the timm17a gene encoding mitochondrial import inner membrane translocase subunit Tim17-A isoform X1 has protein sequence MEEYAREPCPWRIVDDCGGAFTMGAIGGGIFQAVKGFRNAPAGMSHRMKGSMTAIKTRAPQLGGSFAVWGGLFSMIDCGLVKVRGKEDPWNSITSGAMTGAILAARNGPVAMVGSAAMGGILLALIEGAGILLTRFASSQFPTGPQFAEEPAPAPMPTPSFGDYRQYQ, from the exons atggaGGAATATGCAAGGGAACCATG CCCCTGGAGGATTGTGGACGACTGTGGGGGCGCCTTCACCATGGGGGCCATCGGAGGAGGGATATTCCAGGCAGTCAAAGGCTTCAGAAATGCACCTGCA gGAATGAGCCACAGAATGAAAGGGAGCATGACTGCCATCAAGACCAGAGCCCCCCAGCTGGGAG GTAGCTTTGCAGTATGGGGAGGCCTGTTCTCCATGATTGACTGTGGTTTAGTTAAAGTGCGAGGGAAGGAGGATCCCTGGAACTCAATCACAAGTGGGGCCATGACTGGAGCTATCCTAGCAGCAAGAA ATGGACCAGTAGCCATGGTGGGCTCTGCAGCCATGGGtggcattctgctggcattaaTAGAAGGTGCTGGAATCTTGCTTACTAGGTTTGCCTCTTCACAGTTCCCAACCG GACCCCAATTTGCAGAGGAACCTGCCCCTGCTCCCATGCCCACTCCCTCTTTCGGAGACTACAGACAATATCAGTGA
- the timm17a gene encoding mitochondrial import inner membrane translocase subunit Tim17-A isoform X2, protein MGAIGGGIFQAVKGFRNAPAGMSHRMKGSMTAIKTRAPQLGGSFAVWGGLFSMIDCGLVKVRGKEDPWNSITSGAMTGAILAARNGPVAMVGSAAMGGILLALIEGAGILLTRFASSQFPTGPQFAEEPAPAPMPTPSFGDYRQYQ, encoded by the exons ATGGGGGCCATCGGAGGAGGGATATTCCAGGCAGTCAAAGGCTTCAGAAATGCACCTGCA gGAATGAGCCACAGAATGAAAGGGAGCATGACTGCCATCAAGACCAGAGCCCCCCAGCTGGGAG GTAGCTTTGCAGTATGGGGAGGCCTGTTCTCCATGATTGACTGTGGTTTAGTTAAAGTGCGAGGGAAGGAGGATCCCTGGAACTCAATCACAAGTGGGGCCATGACTGGAGCTATCCTAGCAGCAAGAA ATGGACCAGTAGCCATGGTGGGCTCTGCAGCCATGGGtggcattctgctggcattaaTAGAAGGTGCTGGAATCTTGCTTACTAGGTTTGCCTCTTCACAGTTCCCAACCG GACCCCAATTTGCAGAGGAACCTGCCCCTGCTCCCATGCCCACTCCCTCTTTCGGAGACTACAGACAATATCAGTGA